The following are encoded in a window of Candidatus Jordarchaeales archaeon genomic DNA:
- a CDS encoding ABC transporter permease subunit: MKELRIGADPISGAGPSLVVGWSVLGFMALPIIVKSTNVALLSVPKSFREASLSLGATKWQSIVTIPVASPGIATGIILGIGRIIGETVAILFTAAAAIQTGFYPKTVFDSAMTHILHDNPHPLFL; the protein is encoded by the coding sequence ATCAAAGAACTCAGGATAGGAGCAGACCCAATCTCGGGTGCCGGGCCAAGCCTGGTCGTCGGCTGGTCGGTTCTCGGCTTCATGGCTCTTCCAATAATAGTCAAAAGCACCAATGTAGCTCTACTTAGCGTACCAAAGTCCTTCAGGGAGGCAAGCCTATCACTGGGCGCCACTAAATGGCAATCCATAGTAACCATACCCGTAGCTTCGCCCGGAATCGCGACAGGAATTATACTCGGAATAGGCAGAATAATAGGTGAAACCGTAGCGATTCTATTTACAGCCGCCGCGGCGATTCAAACTGGCTTCTACCCTAAAACAGTATTTGACTCAGCCATGACGCATATACTACATGACAATCCACACCCCCTATTCCTCTGA
- a CDS encoding YiiX/YebB-like N1pC/P60 family cysteine hydrolase, with amino-acid sequence MLFLVILSMFFALAVAGMTANVAALTKGDGQNNLNLSLLEVGDIILTRGSKFDYIIPGYWTHTMIYIGNGWTIEATSWEVKLTPATEIHNNDEACILRVATSNAIKQAAVNFALAQLGKPYDVVWVTKQVYGSSYYCSELAWASYLAVGGPDIDANPGWSWTYAYGVAPQEIFDDADTYLIAWAN; translated from the coding sequence TTGCTATTTCTAGTGATTCTATCGATGTTTTTCGCATTGGCCGTGGCTGGGATGACCGCCAATGTTGCAGCTCTCACAAAGGGTGATGGACAGAACAACTTGAACTTAAGCCTTTTAGAGGTTGGAGACATAATACTGACTAGAGGAAGCAAATTCGACTACATTATTCCTGGCTACTGGACGCACACAATGATATACATAGGAAACGGCTGGACTATTGAGGCAACCTCGTGGGAAGTGAAGCTCACTCCAGCTACAGAGATACACAACAACGATGAAGCATGCATTTTGAGAGTCGCAACGTCTAATGCGATCAAGCAAGCCGCCGTGAACTTCGCGCTCGCCCAACTGGGTAAACCATACGACGTCGTATGGGTGACAAAACAAGTCTACGGAAGCAGCTATTACTGCAGCGAACTAGCATGGGCATCTTACTTAGCTGTTGGCGGACCTGACATAGACGCCAACCCCGGATGGTCATGGACATACGCTTACGGGGTCGCTCCACAAGAAATATTCGATGACGCCGACACATACCTCATAGCATGGGCTAACTAA